A single window of Nicotiana sylvestris chromosome 5, ASM39365v2, whole genome shotgun sequence DNA harbors:
- the LOC104243713 gene encoding probable inactive receptor kinase RLK902, which translates to MSSKILIFFTISIFLIFRPTTSDIVSDRSTLLSIRSALRGRSLLWNISSPTCSWPGVICSPDKSSVLELHLPGMGLSGQIPPGLFSNLTKLNFLSLRYNALSGVIPADLFSPLKDLKNLYLQHNLFSGPVPDSIFSLSNLVRLNLAHNNFSGPIPSSFNNLTGLGTLYLQDNGFSGQIPDLNLPGLVQFNVSDNQLSGSIPSKLSGQPKDSFLGTSLCGKPLNSCDNNNSNGDEGGKKKKLSGGAIAGIVIGCVIGLLLILLLLFFCCCRKRSNKETTRSADVAGVKEVGVEIPEEKGVENNGGKDGFLGSAIAAIGVGGGNKDKGKAEAIVGNGKSLVFFGKMNKSFDLDDLLKASAEVLGKGTFGTAYKAALESGITLVVKRLRDVTVPEKEFREKIEEVGKLNHENLVPLRAYYYSGDEKLLVYDYISMGSLSALLHGNKGAGRTPLNWETRAGIALGAAHGIAYLHAQGPSVSHGNIKSSNILLTKSYAARVSDFGLAQLVGPSSTPNRVAGYRAPEVTDPRKVSQKADVYSFGVLLLELLTGKAPTHSLMNEEGVDLPRWVQSVVREEWTAEVFDLELLRYQNVEEDMVQLLQLAVDCTAQYPDRRPSMAEVTNRVEELCRSSFVDSGADIIDNAEVQTA; encoded by the exons ATGAGCTCAAAAATCTTAATTTTCTTCACCATTTCAATTTTCTTGATTTTCCGGCCGACAACCTCAGACATTGTTTCCGACCGTTCAACACTTCTTTCAATCCGATCTGCTTTACGTGGCCGTTCACTTTTATGGAACATATCAAGTCCGACATGTTCTTGGCCCGGTGTTATTTGTTCACCGGACAAATCCTCAGTTCTCGAACTTCATCTCCCCGGAATGGGACTTTCCGGCCAAATCCCACCTGGTCTTTTCTCAAATCTCACTAAACTAAACTTCCTTAGTCTTCGTTACAATGCACTTTCCGGCGTAATTCCGGCCGACTTATTTTCTCCATTAAAAGACTTGAAAAACTTATACCTTCAGCATAATCTGTTTTCCGGTCCGGTTCCCGATTCGATTTTCAGTCTTTCTAATCTTGTCCGGCTCAATCTTGCTCATAACAATTTCTCCGGTCCAATCCCTTCTTCTTTCAACAATTTGACTGGTTTAGGTACACTATACTTGCAGGATAATGGGTTTTCGGGTCAAATACCGGATCTGAATTTACCCGGTTTAGTTCAGTTCAATGTGTCAGATAATCAGTTAAGCGGGTCAATTCCTAGTAAACTTTCGGGTCAACCCAAGGATTCTTTTTTGGGTACTTCACTATGTGGGAAACCACTGAATTCATGtgataataataatagtaatggAGATGAAGGGGGAAAAAAGAAGAAACTTTCAGGTGGAGCAATTGCTGGTATTGTAATTGGTTGTGTTATTGGTTTGCTTTTGATTCTTTTATTACTGTTCTTTTGTTGTTGTCGGAAAAGGAGTAACAAAGAAACAACAAGATCTGCTGACGTGGCAGGTGTTAAAGAAGTTGGAGTTGAAATTCCTGAAGAAAAGGGTGTTGAGAATAATGGTGGAAAAGATGGATTTTTGGGTAGTGCAATTGCAGCTATAGGAGTTGGAGGGGGTAATAAAGATAAAGGAAAAGCTGAGGCAATTGTtggaaatggaaaaagtttagtattttttggaaaaatgaataaaagtttTGATCTTGATGATTTATTGAAAGCTTCAGCTGAAGTTTTAGGAAAAGGGACATTTGGTACTGCTTATAAGGCTGCATTAGAATCAGGGATTACATTGGTTGTGAAAAGATTGAGGGATGTAACTGTACCTGAGAAAGAGTTTAgggaaaaaattgaagaagttggaaagttgaaTCATGAGAATTTGGTACCTTTAAGAGCTTATTACTATAGTGGAGATGAGAAGCTTCTTGTTTATGATTATATCTCAATGGGAAGCCTTTCTGCACTTTTACATG GCAACAAAGGAGCAGGTAGGACACCATTGAACTGGGAAACAAGAGCTGGCATTGCCCTTGGAGCTGCTCACGGGATTGCCTATCTTCACGCACAAGGCCCCTCCGTTTCACATGGCAACATTAAGTCGTCCAACATCCTCCTCACCAAATCATACGCGGCCCGTGTTTCAGATTTTGGCCTTGCTCAACTTGTCGGTCCATCATCAACTCCCAACCGAGTTGCAGGTTACAGGGCACCAGAGGTAACCGACCCTCGTAAAGTCTCCCAAAAAGCAGATGTCTACAGCTTTGGCGTCTTGTTGTTGGAACTCCTAACGGGGAAAGCTCCCACCCATTCTTTAATGAATGAGGAAGGCGTAGACCTACCAAGATGGGTGCAGTCAGTGGTACGAGAAGAGTGGACAGCTGAAGTCTTTGACCTCGAACTACTTAGGTACCAAAACGTCGAGGAGGACATGGTTCAGCTCTTGCAACTTGCAGTTGATTGCACTGCTCAGTACCCGGACAGACGCCCTTCAATGGCCGAGGTCACTAACCGCGTTGAAGAACTCTGCCGTTCTAGCTTCGTGGATTCTGGAGCTGACATAATTGACAATGCAGAAGTGCAAACTGCATGA